From Pseudoalteromonas viridis, the proteins below share one genomic window:
- the speD gene encoding adenosylmethionine decarboxylase: MNKPFDKIKLHGFNNLTKSLSFSIYDICYAKTEQQRKEYLEYIDEQYSADRLTDILRDVVDIIGANVLNIARQDYDPQGASVTILVSEEPVEQQTFDSNETPGPLPDSVVAHLDKSHICVHTYPEAHPHDGICTFRADIEVSTCGIISPLKALNFLIHKLESDVVTIDYRVRGFTRDVNGVKHYIDHAIHSIQNYMTEDTKEAYHMVDVNVYQENLFHTKMMLKETDLNTYLFGITTDDLDADEEEQIRERLNREIQEVFYGRNLPE, from the coding sequence GTGAACAAGCCCTTTGATAAAATTAAACTCCACGGCTTTAACAACTTAACTAAGAGTTTAAGCTTTAGTATCTATGATATTTGCTATGCCAAGACCGAACAGCAGCGTAAAGAATATCTGGAATACATCGATGAGCAGTACAGTGCCGATCGCCTGACCGACATTCTGCGCGACGTAGTCGATATCATTGGTGCCAATGTACTGAATATTGCCCGCCAGGATTATGATCCGCAGGGCGCCAGTGTCACCATTTTGGTATCGGAAGAGCCAGTAGAGCAGCAAACGTTCGACAGCAACGAAACACCAGGACCGCTACCGGATTCTGTGGTTGCGCACCTGGATAAAAGCCATATTTGTGTGCACACGTATCCAGAAGCACACCCGCACGATGGTATTTGTACTTTCCGTGCCGATATTGAAGTATCGACCTGTGGCATTATTTCACCGCTGAAGGCACTGAATTTCCTGATCCATAAGCTGGAATCAGACGTGGTCACCATTGATTACCGTGTGCGTGGTTTCACCCGCGACGTCAATGGCGTAAAGCATTACATCGACCATGCTATTCATTCTATCCAGAACTACATGACCGAAGATACCAAAGAGGCGTATCACATGGTGGATGTGAATGTGTATCAGGAAAACCTGTTCCACACTAAGATGATGCTCAAAGAAACCGATTTGAATACCTACCTGTTTGGTATCACGACAGATGATTTAGACGCAGATGAGGAAGAGCAGATCCGTGAGCGCCTGAATCGTGAGATCCAGGAAGTATTCTACGGTCGCAACCTGCCAGAATAA
- a CDS encoding acyl-CoA thioesterase: protein MTFKLDFKVRDYECDLQGIVNNSVYFNYLEHARHEFLIANGVDFAALAEQKINLVVIRSEMNYKDSLKPGDAFYVEVETLRVSKLKFAFIQRIIRAADDKLMLDAVVTGTSVNERGRPFLPEEIDQLFG from the coding sequence ATGACATTTAAGCTTGATTTCAAAGTCAGGGATTACGAATGTGATTTGCAGGGCATAGTGAACAACAGTGTCTACTTTAATTATCTGGAGCACGCCAGGCATGAATTTTTGATTGCCAACGGCGTCGATTTTGCTGCGCTGGCAGAGCAAAAAATCAACCTGGTGGTGATCCGCTCTGAAATGAATTACAAAGATTCATTGAAACCGGGCGATGCATTTTACGTTGAAGTTGAAACCTTGCGGGTGAGCAAACTGAAGTTCGCATTTATCCAGCGTATTATCCGCGCCGCAGACGACAAGCTCATGCTGGATGCGGTTGTCACTGGTACATCGGTGAATGAACGGGGACGCCCGTTCCTGCCTGAGGAAATTGATCAGCTTTTCGGCTGA
- a CDS encoding aspartate aminotransferase family protein, which produces MTINRELFDQVMVPNYSPSAVIPVKGEGARVWDQNDKEYIDFAGGIAVNCLGHCHPALVAALKEQGEKIWHLSNVMTNEPALRLAKKLTDATFADKVYFANSGAEANEAALKLARRWALDNFGEHKSQIIAFNKGFHGRTFFTVTVGGQAAYSDGFGPKPGDVVHSDYNDLAALEALISDNTCAVMMEPLQGEGGIISPEADFVKGVRELCDKHNALLIFDEVQTGVGRTGDLYAYQGLGVTPDILTTAKALGGGFPIGAMITTTEIAKHLKIGTHGSTYGGNPLACAVAEAALDTVNTPEVLNGVKAKEALFRELLNEINEKHQVFSEIRGKGLLLGGVLNDKYQGKAKEFLVEGINQGVMSLVAGANVVRFTPSLVIPDADIREGMARFEAAVAKVVANNA; this is translated from the coding sequence ATGACTATCAATCGTGAACTTTTCGATCAGGTAATGGTGCCTAACTATTCACCTTCTGCAGTGATCCCGGTTAAGGGTGAAGGTGCACGCGTATGGGACCAGAATGACAAAGAATACATCGATTTCGCGGGCGGTATCGCAGTAAATTGTCTGGGTCATTGTCACCCGGCACTGGTTGCAGCGCTAAAAGAGCAGGGCGAGAAAATCTGGCACCTGTCTAACGTCATGACCAATGAGCCAGCACTTCGCTTGGCGAAAAAACTGACTGATGCGACCTTCGCAGACAAAGTTTATTTTGCGAACTCTGGTGCAGAAGCCAACGAAGCCGCATTAAAGCTGGCGCGTCGTTGGGCACTGGATAACTTCGGTGAGCACAAATCACAAATCATCGCCTTCAATAAAGGCTTCCACGGTCGTACTTTCTTCACTGTCACCGTGGGGGGGCAGGCTGCGTATTCAGATGGCTTTGGTCCTAAGCCGGGCGATGTTGTGCACAGCGACTACAATGATCTGGCGGCACTGGAAGCACTGATCTCAGACAACACCTGTGCGGTAATGATGGAGCCACTACAAGGTGAAGGCGGTATCATTTCACCAGAAGCGGACTTCGTGAAAGGCGTACGTGAATTGTGTGATAAGCACAACGCGCTGCTGATTTTTGATGAAGTACAAACCGGTGTTGGCCGTACTGGTGACCTATATGCCTATCAGGGACTGGGTGTAACACCTGATATCCTGACCACAGCTAAAGCGCTGGGCGGCGGTTTCCCAATCGGTGCGATGATCACCACGACTGAAATTGCCAAGCACCTGAAGATTGGTACACACGGTTCAACCTACGGCGGTAACCCGCTGGCGTGTGCTGTTGCAGAAGCGGCACTGGACACAGTCAACACTCCGGAAGTACTGAATGGCGTTAAAGCCAAAGAAGCGCTGTTCCGCGAGCTGCTAAACGAGATCAACGAGAAGCACCAGGTGTTCAGTGAGATCCGTGGTAAAGGCTTGCTACTGGGTGGTGTACTGAACGACAAATATCAGGGTAAAGCGAAAGAGTTCCTGGTAGAAGGTATTAACCAGGGCGTGATGTCTTTGGTTGCCGGTGCAAACGTAGTACGTTTCACCCCTTCTTTGGTGATCCCTGATGCGGATATCCGTGAAGGTATGGCGCGCTTTGAAGCGGCTGTGGCCAAAGTGGTTGCAAACAACGCCTAA
- a CDS encoding HDOD domain-containing protein, whose translation MTDDIRQSRIAQALAERAHDVLISHNFAQQQIGYIHTFDMNFGERIPQRTMLEVELAASAKRQERSTSHHKYIAKASTHLHQVIEAAINTQLEDLDTIYHEVVGIQEAVPTVLDILAVKSASVGRLEPLVNDLSWLGRDLVSLVNLPQYRKKSTKGTTVKVDTPALALRYLGLENLQMVIPTFAMRHWMPHSTEPFPLLKRKLRDMSMATAIAAKTLAPLYDVKAQHAFTLGMLLDVGKIALTRLYLRTFERVWQGKVKIARDKKQKDLHTALVGLEPDPLFLRNLLLEHSATVSQYLIERMEFRYLPFNAAMEEFAQSYLPKAHNHAAEQLPLTQVVRKAYCYAQYQVLKDTHLLEADEAKDWLAYNQLTAEEQDLLSKTALQSLQLTIL comes from the coding sequence ATGACTGATGACATTAGGCAATCTCGGATAGCACAGGCTCTGGCAGAGCGTGCCCATGATGTACTAATAAGCCATAACTTTGCGCAGCAGCAAATAGGTTACATTCATACTTTTGATATGAATTTTGGCGAGCGCATACCACAACGCACTATGCTTGAGGTAGAACTTGCAGCGTCTGCCAAACGTCAGGAGCGTAGCACCAGTCATCACAAATATATTGCTAAAGCCAGTACCCACTTGCATCAGGTCATAGAAGCAGCCATCAATACGCAGCTGGAAGATTTAGACACGATTTACCATGAAGTGGTGGGGATACAGGAAGCCGTGCCTACGGTGTTGGATATTCTGGCGGTTAAATCGGCGTCAGTCGGCCGGTTAGAGCCGCTGGTCAATGACTTGTCCTGGCTAGGGCGTGACTTGGTCTCGTTGGTCAATCTGCCTCAGTATCGTAAAAAGAGCACCAAAGGTACGACGGTCAAGGTCGACACACCCGCACTGGCGCTACGCTACCTGGGACTGGAAAATCTGCAAATGGTGATCCCAACCTTTGCGATGCGTCATTGGATGCCACATTCAACCGAGCCTTTCCCGCTGCTAAAGCGCAAACTGCGCGATATGAGCATGGCAACCGCCATTGCCGCCAAAACACTGGCCCCATTGTACGACGTCAAAGCGCAGCATGCGTTTACCCTGGGGATGTTGCTGGATGTCGGTAAAATTGCGCTGACCCGGTTATACCTGCGCACGTTCGAGCGGGTTTGGCAGGGCAAAGTGAAAATTGCCCGCGATAAAAAGCAAAAAGATCTGCACACCGCACTGGTAGGCCTGGAGCCCGACCCCTTGTTTCTGCGTAACTTATTACTGGAGCACTCGGCAACCGTGTCACAGTATTTGATAGAGCGCATGGAGTTTCGTTACTTGCCGTTCAATGCCGCAATGGAAGAGTTTGCGCAAAGCTATCTGCCAAAGGCGCATAATCATGCCGCGGAGCAACTGCCACTCACCCAGGTGGTGCGCAAAGCCTATTGCTATGCGCAATATCAGGTACTCAAAGACACCCATTTGCTGGAGGCAGATGAAGCCAAAGACTGGCTCGCTTACAACCAGCTCACCGCAGAAGAGCAAGATCTGCTGTCAAAAACAGCACTGCAAAGCCTGCAATTGACAATTCTTTAA
- a CDS encoding OsmC family protein: protein MQASVKWVDGDTFIGRSHSGHNVVFDAGADSAAPSPMEMVLMSAGCCSSVDVVSILKKAKQDVSDVTVELSAERADSAPRVFTKINLHFVVTGNNVSEKHLARAVQLSAEKYCSVALMLEKAVEITHSHEVVENSAK, encoded by the coding sequence ATGCAAGCAAGTGTGAAGTGGGTTGACGGAGATACCTTTATTGGTCGCTCTCATTCTGGTCATAATGTGGTATTCGACGCAGGCGCTGACAGTGCAGCGCCCAGCCCGATGGAAATGGTGTTGATGTCGGCAGGCTGCTGCTCATCTGTGGATGTGGTCAGCATCCTGAAAAAGGCCAAGCAAGATGTCAGTGATGTCACTGTGGAGCTGAGCGCAGAGCGTGCGGACAGTGCGCCTAGAGTATTCACCAAAATCAATCTACACTTTGTGGTGACTGGCAATAATGTGTCAGAAAAGCACCTGGCGCGCGCAGTGCAATTGTCTGCGGAAAAATACTGTTCGGTAGCCTTAATGCTTGAAAAAGCGGTAGAAATTACTCACAGCCACGAAGTGGTTGAAAACAGCGCGAAATAG
- a CDS encoding DUF3802 family protein: protein MVLDKQGYDELVMYLTQHLALFEKPGVVKANAPKVLELIEDVIAEHVIRLCEQHTGLTTEQRSLIVREVDGIVYDLQEVLSSVTEQRVTEEQREFIEEFAGLVKNLFDNAIN, encoded by the coding sequence ATGGTTTTAGATAAACAAGGATACGATGAGTTAGTCATGTACCTAACGCAACACTTAGCCTTGTTTGAGAAGCCGGGTGTGGTGAAAGCCAATGCACCTAAGGTGTTGGAGTTAATAGAAGATGTGATTGCTGAGCACGTGATCCGCCTCTGTGAGCAACATACCGGATTGACGACCGAACAACGTAGCCTGATAGTCAGAGAAGTTGACGGCATTGTGTATGATTTGCAGGAAGTACTCTCCAGCGTCACTGAGCAGCGCGTTACTGAAGAACAAAGAGAGTTTATTGAGGAATTCGCCGGGCTGGTGAAAAACCTGTTCGACAATGCAATAAACTGA
- the astA gene encoding arginine N-succinyltransferase: MMILRPIQKSDYSALLNIAQESGHGFTSLPVNEELLQNKIERSVASFAKETDVPFDEGYLFVLEDSETGEVVGTSAIEAAVGLDDAFYHYHLSKVIHSSRTLNVYKAVDILTLCNDYTGATELCTLFLRDKYRRGLNGKLLSKSRFMFINQHRDRFADTVIAEMRGVSDENGDSPFWQWLEEHFFSMDFPTADYLTGIGQKVFIAELMPKYPIYVNLLSKEAQSVVGEVHDNTRPAIELLKSEGFTFNGYVDIFDAGPTVEAKVDNIRTVREVRKYTVRIDDAMQIDAEGSPVMIANDKLAGYRATALTLTLPEKATEVAIPGAVAKALQIADGDTVSIATL; the protein is encoded by the coding sequence ATGATGATCCTTCGCCCAATCCAGAAAAGCGATTATTCAGCGCTTTTGAACATTGCCCAGGAGTCGGGGCATGGCTTTACTTCATTGCCGGTCAATGAAGAATTGCTGCAAAACAAGATCGAACGCTCAGTTGCTTCATTCGCTAAAGAAACAGACGTGCCTTTTGATGAAGGTTACCTGTTTGTGCTTGAAGACAGTGAAACCGGTGAAGTGGTTGGTACCAGCGCCATCGAAGCCGCTGTGGGTCTTGATGATGCCTTTTATCACTACCACTTAAGTAAAGTGATCCACTCATCGCGGACGTTGAATGTTTACAAAGCAGTGGATATTCTGACCCTGTGTAATGACTACACCGGCGCCACTGAGTTGTGCACATTATTCCTGCGTGATAAATACCGCCGCGGGCTGAATGGCAAGTTATTGTCCAAGTCACGCTTTATGTTTATTAACCAGCACCGTGACCGTTTTGCGGACACTGTGATTGCTGAGATGCGCGGTGTGTCTGATGAGAATGGCGATAGCCCATTCTGGCAGTGGCTGGAAGAGCACTTCTTCTCGATGGACTTTCCGACTGCGGATTACCTGACCGGCATTGGTCAAAAAGTCTTTATTGCCGAGCTGATGCCTAAGTACCCTATCTACGTCAACTTGCTGAGCAAAGAAGCCCAGTCAGTGGTGGGTGAAGTCCATGACAACACGCGCCCGGCGATTGAACTGCTCAAGAGCGAAGGTTTTACCTTTAATGGCTATGTCGATATTTTCGACGCAGGTCCCACGGTAGAAGCCAAAGTTGACAACATCCGCACCGTGCGCGAAGTACGTAAGTACACAGTGCGCATTGACGATGCGATGCAGATTGACGCAGAAGGTTCCCCCGTCATGATAGCTAATGATAAACTAGCGGGATATCGTGCGACGGCACTGACGTTAACGCTGCCAGAAAAAGCAACAGAAGTTGCCATCCCTGGTGCGGTGGCGAAGGCCCTGCAGATCGCTGACGGTGACACCGTTAGTATTGCAACTCTTTAA
- a CDS encoding TonB-dependent receptor — MKLKLSLLSISLLAALSNQAAADELPTAAPLETIEVTGDFQRESLQTLSASASVMGEVEMTHRGASYLDELLNSTANVNFTAGASRGRFVQIRGVGLRSQFVDPITPSVGMLVDGINYSGLGGSALLFDIDQVTLYRGPQGTRFGADAMGGIIDLQSHAPTQDSALKLRVGAGNYNSYEAGLAAGTGLTDSTAGRISLYQRGSDGYVDNLYLDKPTQDQQERLARVKLNSQLTDTLTVNLAVHHIDIDNGYDGFTLDNTRNSVANLPGKDTQESDAFALSALYTGLSAFDIELQGTGLQADTVYSYDEDWTCHDATQPKLCAAGLHPDHYESFDSYLRDHERGTLEVKLLDKQGDWVLGAYAQRRDVDLTRQYTWLSNDFRSSYDVSSQALFGQKVTHLNEQTRLITGLRVERYDSEYLDTNGFAIDQDDTMVGGKLALEYQVVPRTMIYTSLSRGYKVGGANGEALAKAKDEGFSIPASAFSFEPEYLWNAEFGVKGQSEDKKHTLSVTAFYMEREDMQLKQWRIDGVQFAGFISNAGKGENYGLEIEGQRLITDQLTLNYSLGYLDTKIEDFITTSGANFDGREQAQAPKYQYAFSADYSVLENLVLSVGVEGKDDYFFSDSHNEQAPSQNLINASVSYYGEQWSLTAWGRNLADRDVPVRGFYFGNDPRDGYTARNYVQYGEPRVFGLTFTYDL; from the coding sequence ATGAAGCTTAAACTTTCTTTGCTTAGCATCAGCCTGTTGGCTGCCCTGTCAAACCAAGCCGCCGCTGACGAGTTACCGACAGCCGCGCCCCTTGAAACCATTGAAGTCACCGGCGACTTCCAAAGAGAATCTCTGCAAACACTCAGTGCCAGCGCCAGTGTGATGGGCGAAGTTGAAATGACCCATCGCGGCGCCAGCTATCTGGATGAGCTATTAAATAGTACCGCTAATGTGAACTTTACCGCAGGCGCGTCTCGCGGCCGCTTTGTGCAGATCCGTGGCGTGGGCCTGCGCTCTCAGTTTGTCGACCCAATCACCCCGAGTGTGGGTATGCTGGTCGATGGCATAAACTACTCCGGTCTGGGCGGCAGTGCCTTGCTGTTTGATATTGATCAGGTGACCTTGTATCGCGGTCCTCAGGGAACGCGTTTTGGCGCCGATGCCATGGGTGGGATCATCGATCTGCAATCTCATGCTCCAACCCAGGACAGCGCCTTAAAACTGCGCGTTGGCGCGGGTAACTACAACAGCTATGAAGCTGGCCTGGCGGCGGGCACCGGATTAACGGACAGCACCGCGGGGCGTATTAGTCTGTATCAACGCGGCTCAGACGGCTATGTCGATAACCTGTATCTGGATAAGCCAACTCAGGATCAGCAAGAGCGACTGGCCCGCGTTAAACTCAACAGCCAGCTAACAGACACACTAACAGTGAACCTGGCCGTACACCACATCGATATCGATAATGGCTATGATGGCTTTACGCTGGACAATACCCGTAACAGTGTGGCTAACCTGCCAGGTAAAGACACCCAAGAAAGTGATGCCTTTGCACTGAGCGCCCTGTATACCGGCCTGAGTGCTTTTGATATTGAGCTCCAGGGCACCGGGCTACAAGCCGATACAGTGTATAGCTACGATGAAGACTGGACCTGCCATGACGCGACCCAGCCGAAGCTTTGCGCCGCTGGCCTGCACCCGGACCACTATGAAAGCTTTGACAGCTATCTGCGCGATCACGAACGTGGCACGCTGGAAGTCAAACTGCTGGACAAGCAAGGCGACTGGGTGCTCGGTGCTTACGCACAGCGTCGCGATGTCGACCTGACCCGTCAGTACACCTGGCTGAGCAATGATTTTCGCTCCAGCTATGATGTCTCCAGTCAGGCGCTATTCGGTCAAAAAGTCACGCATCTGAACGAGCAGACCAGACTGATCACGGGATTGCGAGTGGAGCGCTATGACAGTGAATATCTGGATACCAATGGTTTTGCCATAGATCAGGATGACACTATGGTCGGTGGTAAGCTGGCGCTGGAATATCAGGTTGTGCCTCGCACCATGATCTATACCAGCCTGAGCCGGGGTTATAAGGTCGGTGGCGCCAATGGTGAAGCGCTGGCCAAAGCCAAAGATGAAGGCTTCAGCATCCCGGCCTCAGCCTTTTCGTTTGAGCCAGAGTATCTGTGGAATGCAGAATTTGGTGTAAAAGGTCAGTCTGAAGATAAAAAACACACCCTGTCTGTTACCGCATTCTATATGGAACGCGAAGACATGCAGCTTAAACAGTGGCGCATTGACGGTGTTCAGTTTGCCGGCTTCATCAGCAATGCCGGTAAAGGCGAAAACTATGGTCTGGAAATTGAAGGCCAGCGCCTGATCACGGATCAGCTGACGCTGAACTATAGTCTCGGTTATCTGGACACTAAAATAGAAGACTTTATCACCACCTCAGGTGCCAACTTCGATGGTCGTGAGCAGGCACAGGCGCCCAAGTATCAGTATGCCTTCTCGGCAGACTATAGCGTGCTGGAAAACCTGGTGCTGAGTGTGGGTGTCGAAGGCAAAGATGATTACTTCTTCTCAGACAGCCACAACGAGCAGGCACCGAGTCAGAATCTGATCAATGCCAGCGTAAGTTACTATGGTGAACAATGGTCACTGACTGCCTGGGGTCGTAACCTGGCCGACCGTGATGTCCCGGTCAGAGGATTTTACTTCGGTAATGATCCACGCGATGGCTACACGGCGCGAAACTACGTTCAGTACGGTGAGCCGCGAGTCTTCGGCCTGACCTTCACATACGATTTGTAA
- a CDS encoding META domain-containing protein — protein sequence MKNSILLCLMCVLMACSSTGKVTREQLKHSHWQLAQVDGRLVTEASPIEIEFLDALQVVGFAGCNRFFAEGNMTSETLKLSQLGMTRKSCGDVLDAREMQFLEMLQQGVTVTIQNNELHLKGQQTWQFTALDAEPLTN from the coding sequence ATGAAAAATTCCATTCTTTTATGCCTGATGTGCGTATTGATGGCGTGTTCCAGTACAGGGAAGGTAACCAGGGAACAGCTTAAGCACTCTCACTGGCAGTTAGCGCAGGTTGATGGTCGCCTTGTTACAGAGGCCTCACCGATAGAAATCGAGTTTCTGGATGCCTTGCAGGTGGTTGGCTTTGCAGGGTGTAATCGGTTTTTTGCCGAGGGCAATATGACGTCTGAGACCCTCAAGCTGAGTCAGCTGGGGATGACCCGAAAGTCCTGTGGTGATGTGCTGGATGCACGGGAGATGCAGTTTCTCGAAATGCTACAGCAGGGCGTCACTGTCACTATCCAGAACAACGAGTTACACCTTAAAGGCCAGCAAACCTGGCAATTTACAGCGCTGGATGCAGAGCCTTTGACTAACTAG
- the astD gene encoding succinylglutamate-semialdehyde dehydrogenase, whose translation MTTHAAQFINGEWRLGEGAVFASVNPANNEEIWRANAATAEQVDSAVKAAREAFYSWGELAFEERLTVVKRFAELLKENSEALAVAIAQETGKPLWETRTEAGAMVGKIAISEKAYHERTGVVENPMPVGRAVIRHKAHGVVAVFGPYNFPGHLPNGHIVPALLAGNTVIFKPSELTPYVAELTLKLWEQAGLPKGVINLVQGEVETGKALASHKGIDGLFFTGSSRTGHLLHEQYAGQPGKILALEMGGNNPLIVKDVADTKAAVHDIIQSAFISSGQRCTCARKLFLPEGEQGDVILAQLLKATKAIKIGNYDAEDQPFMGSMISNNAAAGMVAAQQQLVELGGEILLELTHTEGTGFVTPGIIECTKVTDFPDDEHFGPLLKVFRYSDFDAAIEKANDTSFGLSAGLLGDNQADYEHFLRRSRAGIVNWNRPITGASSAAPFGGIGASGNHRASAYYAADYCAYPVASVELDKVTLPGTLSPGLTIE comes from the coding sequence ATGACAACACACGCAGCACAATTTATCAATGGTGAGTGGCGCTTAGGTGAAGGCGCAGTATTTGCGTCGGTAAACCCGGCCAATAACGAAGAGATCTGGCGCGCCAACGCGGCAACGGCAGAGCAAGTTGACAGTGCCGTCAAAGCGGCCCGCGAAGCCTTCTACAGCTGGGGTGAGCTGGCGTTTGAAGAGCGCCTGACTGTGGTTAAGCGCTTTGCTGAGCTACTAAAAGAGAACAGTGAAGCACTGGCTGTGGCCATTGCACAGGAAACCGGTAAGCCACTGTGGGAAACGCGCACTGAAGCGGGCGCCATGGTTGGTAAAATCGCTATTTCTGAAAAAGCCTATCACGAGCGCACCGGCGTGGTTGAAAACCCAATGCCAGTGGGTCGTGCGGTAATTCGTCACAAAGCGCACGGCGTAGTTGCGGTATTTGGTCCTTATAACTTCCCTGGCCACCTGCCAAACGGTCATATTGTACCGGCCCTGCTGGCGGGTAACACTGTGATCTTCAAGCCATCAGAACTGACGCCTTATGTGGCAGAGCTGACACTGAAGCTATGGGAGCAGGCGGGTCTGCCAAAAGGTGTGATCAACCTGGTACAGGGTGAAGTAGAAACAGGTAAAGCCCTGGCGTCACACAAAGGCATCGACGGCTTGTTCTTCACAGGTTCCTCTCGTACCGGTCACCTGTTGCATGAGCAGTACGCAGGTCAGCCTGGCAAAATCCTGGCACTGGAAATGGGTGGTAACAACCCATTGATCGTTAAAGACGTTGCTGATACCAAAGCAGCCGTTCATGATATCATCCAGTCAGCGTTTATCTCCAGCGGTCAGCGTTGTACGTGTGCGCGTAAACTGTTCCTGCCAGAAGGCGAACAGGGCGATGTGATCCTGGCGCAACTGCTTAAAGCCACTAAAGCGATTAAGATCGGCAACTATGATGCTGAAGATCAGCCGTTTATGGGCTCAATGATCTCTAACAATGCCGCTGCTGGTATGGTTGCTGCGCAGCAACAGCTAGTTGAGCTTGGTGGTGAGATTTTGCTTGAGCTGACACACACTGAAGGCACGGGTTTTGTAACGCCAGGCATCATTGAATGTACTAAGGTCACCGACTTCCCTGACGATGAGCACTTCGGCCCGTTACTGAAAGTGTTCCGTTACAGCGACTTCGATGCCGCGATTGAAAAAGCCAACGACACCAGCTTTGGTTTGTCAGCCGGTTTACTGGGTGATAATCAGGCCGATTATGAGCACTTCCTGCGTCGCAGCCGTGCAGGTATCGTGAACTGGAACCGCCCAATCACAGGCGCATCTAGTGCCGCACCATTTGGTGGTATCGGTGCTTCAGGTAACCACAGAGCAAGTGCTTACTATGCAGCAGACTACTGTGCATACCCGGTGGCTTCGGTTGAGCTGGACAAAGTGACTTTGCCAGGTACCTTGAGTCCGGGCCTGACTATCGAGTAA